The Xyrauchen texanus isolate HMW12.3.18 chromosome 38, RBS_HiC_50CHRs, whole genome shotgun sequence genome window below encodes:
- the aldh3a1 gene encoding aldehyde dehydrogenase family 3 member A2: MEMQVVDGAREAFQSGRSRPLEYRKQQLRALHRLITEHQADIAQALKQDINRSMYDTSLFELIGLENDIKLAESNLADWAAPQPVKKNLSTAVDDVYIKPEPLGLALIIGAWNYPWALTLQPLIGAIAAGNAAVVKPSELSEHSARLLKELLPQYLDKEMYPVVTGGIPETQELLKQRFDHIFYTGNSTVGKLVMEAASRHLTPVTLELGGKSPCYIDKNCDIAVACRRITWGKFANCGQTCIAPDYILCEPSIQDRIVEEIRNTLREFYPEDPKTSPDYGRIINTHHFDRVMALMEGCTIALGGESDRSQCYISPTVLQNVLPHFRIMQEEIFGPLLPIVTVNDLSEAIHFINGREKPLALYVFSYDKKVINRMLMETTSGGVTVNDVMMHYTLNSLPFGGVGNSGMGRYHGKHTFDQMSHHRSCLIKSFAMESLNDARYPPLSVARVRKAKLVLQTRWCSCCSGMCVWAVISTVVAVGLLIALLVVLL, encoded by the exons ATGGAGATGCAGGTAGTGGATGGGGCTAGGGAGGCCTTCCAGTCAGGCAGGTCCAGACCCCTGGAATACAGAAAACAGCAGCTCAGAGCCCTGCACCGGCTTATCACTGAACACCAAGCAGACATTGCACAAGCTCTAAAACAAGACATCAACAGG AGTATGTATGACACTTCACTCTTTGAGCTGATTGGTCTTGAGAATGACATCAAGTTGGCTGAGAGTAATCTGGCTGACTGGGCAGCTCCTCAGCCTGTGAAGAAGAACCTCAGTACTGCTGTTGATGATGTTTACATTAAGCCTGAACCTTTGGGTTTGGCGCTGATAATTGGAGCCTGGAACTATCCTTGGGCTCTCACTCTGCAACCCCTCATTGGAGCTATTGCAGCAG GCAATGCAGCTGTGGTGAAGCCATCAGAGCTGAGTGAGCACTCTGCCAGACTTCTGAAAGAACTGCTTCCTCAGTATCTGGATAAG GAGATGTATCCAGTGGTGACAGGAGGGATTCCAGAGACTCAGGAACTTTTGAAGCAGCGTTTTGACCACATCTTCTATACTGGAAACAGCACAGTGGGGAAACTGGTTATGGAAGCAGCTTCTCGGCATCTCACTCCAGTGACTTTAGAACTGGGTGGAAAGAGTCCCTGTTATATTGATAAGAACTGCGACATTGCTGTGGCATGCCG GCGAATAACTTGGGGGAAGTTTGCAAATTGCGGCCAGACCTGCATTGCACCTGACTACATCCTGTGTGAGCCGAGCATCCAAGACAGGATTGTTGAGGAAATTCGAAATACGCTACGG GAGTTCTACCCTGAGGACCCTAAAACCTCTCCAGATTATGGCCGTATCATTAACACACATCACTTTGACAGAGTAATGGCTCTGATGGAGGGATGTACAATTGCTCTTGGAGGAGAGAGTGATAGGTCACAGTGTTACATAT CTCCCACAGTCCTACAGAATGTTTTGCCCCATTTCAGAATCATGCAGGAAGAAATCTTTGGACCTCTGCTGCCTATTGTCACTGTTAATGATTTGAGTGAGGCCATACATTTTATCAATGGAAGGGAAAAGCCCTTGGCACTCTATGTGTTTTCCTATGATAAAAAG GTAATTAACCGAATGTTAATGGAAACTACCAGTGGAGGAGTGACTGTTAATGATGTTATGATGCACTATACTCTTAATTCCTTACCTTTTGGAGGAGTGG gaaACAGTGGAATGGGTCGATACCATGGCAAACACACCTTCGACCAGATGAGTCACCATCGTTCCTGCCTCATCAAGTCTTTTGCCATGGAGAGTTTGAATGACGCCCGCTACCCCCCACTATCAGTAGCCCGGGTGCGCAAGGCCAAGCTTGTCTTGCAGACTCGGTGGTGCAGTTGTTGTAGTGGCATGTGTGTGTGGGCCGTCATCTCCACCGTAGTGGCTGTCGGTCTTCTTATTGCCTTACTGGTTGTGTTGCTATAG